In Nicotiana tabacum cultivar K326 chromosome 2, ASM71507v2, whole genome shotgun sequence, the following proteins share a genomic window:
- the LOC107769986 gene encoding myb-related protein MYBAS1-like, whose translation MQQEKLRKGPWFEEEDERLASIVAILGERRWDALAKASGLRRSGKSCRLRWMNYLRPNLKHGHITEDEERLIVQLQKQFGNKWSKIVKQLPGRTDNEIKNYWRSHLRKKTMIYEQDCSGSNTSTNSELKSSFGKDDCSSADSLTDEMEVSNYSIDHSSNETRLSDWIPSWTYEQSQMEHHMYLCRLNICSCYPQCFSEDNNSSISTWDDTSSSIWEQ comes from the exons ATGCAACAAGAAAAACTACGAAAGGGACCTTGGTTCGAAGAGGAAGACGAGAGACTGGCATCTATTGTTGCCATTTTAGGTGAACGTCGTTGGGATGCCTTAGCAAAGGCTTCAG GGCTAAGGAGGAGTGGAAAAAGCTGCAGATTGCGATGGATGAATTACCTTAGACCTAATTTAAAACATGGACATATTACTGAAGATGAAGAACGTTTAATTGTTCAACTTCAGAAACAGTTTGGAAACAA GTGGTCAAAGATTGTTAAGCAATTGCCAGGAAGAACTGATAATGAAATAAAGAATTATTGGAGAAGTcatttaagaaagaaaacaatgaTTTATGAACAAG ACTGCTCTGGAAGCAATACAAGTACTAATTCTGAATTAAAATCATCATTTGGAAAAGATGATTGTTCCTCTGCTGATTCTTTAACTGATGAAATGGAAGTTTCTAATTATAGCATTGATCACTCATCGAACGAAACAAGATTATCAGATTGGATACCAAGTTGGACATATGAACAAAGTCAAATGGAACATCACATGTACCTTTGTAGATTAAACATATGTTCATGTTATCCTCAGTGTTTTTCTGAAGATAATAATAGTAGTATTAGTACATGGGATGATACTTCATCTTCTATCTGGGAACAGTag